The proteins below are encoded in one region of Apium graveolens cultivar Ventura chromosome 4, ASM990537v1, whole genome shotgun sequence:
- the LOC141717259 gene encoding putative 2' cyclic ADP-D-ribose synthase BdTIR: MKPGDKLFEKINGGIMSCKVGVLVFSPTYCNSYFCLHELALMMESRKKVIPIFRDVKPSELRVVDTGSCSQTEMQRPSTLNWSDVVKDAADIVVERLMEAGDEEGLQAGFKQIPSDQKTWI; this comes from the exons ATGAAGCCAGGAGATAAGCTGTTTGAGAAGATAAATGGTGGGATTATGAGTTGTAAAGTTGGTGTTTTGGTTTTTTCGCCAACTTATTGCAACTCGTATTTCTGTCTGCATGAACTTGCCTTAATGATGGAGTCTAGAAAGAAAGTTATTCCAATTTTTCGCGATGTTAAGCCTTCAGAACTTCGTGTTGTAGACACTGGAAGTTGTTCACAGACCGAGATGCAGAGGCCAAGTACACT AAACTGGTCTGATGTGGTTAAAGATGCTGCAGATATCGTAGTGGAGAGGTTGATGGAGGCCGGGGATGAAGAAGGATTGCAAGCTGGGTTTAAGCAAATCCCTTCTGATCAGAAAACATGGATTTAG